A stretch of the bacterium genome encodes the following:
- a CDS encoding PhoH family protein, producing MEKKVYLLNNEIAFSLFGSNDRNINIIEEKYDVKLFFRGNELIIKGQKNTVEKVFCIIEELIKLINSGHSINRDEIDCVIKSLQEEEILRASDILNEDLSVSRRDRHIKPKTAGQKKYVDAVRKYDIVFGIGPAGTGKTYLAMAMAVSALKNKEVDRIILVRPAVEAGERLGFLPGSFSEKVDPYLRPLYDAIYDMMEIEKVQRFMDKGIIEVAPLAYMRGRTLNNSFIILDEAQNTTSEQMKMFLTRLGFNSKTVITGDITQVDLPSNRKSGLIEIQDILKNIEGIAFIYFSGNDVVRHELVQKIIEAYAKREIKR from the coding sequence ATGGAAAAAAAGGTTTATTTATTAAATAATGAAATTGCGTTTTCGCTGTTTGGAAGCAATGACAGGAATATTAATATTATTGAAGAAAAATATGATGTCAAGCTTTTTTTCCGTGGAAATGAATTAATAATAAAAGGGCAGAAGAACACTGTAGAAAAGGTATTTTGTATTATTGAAGAGCTTATTAAATTGATTAATAGCGGGCATTCAATAAACAGGGATGAAATAGATTGTGTTATTAAATCGCTGCAGGAAGAGGAAATACTCAGGGCGTCTGATATTTTAAATGAAGATTTATCGGTCTCAAGGCGGGACAGGCATATAAAACCAAAAACTGCCGGGCAAAAAAAATATGTTGATGCTGTAAGAAAATATGATATAGTGTTTGGAATAGGTCCGGCAGGGACAGGAAAGACTTATCTTGCGATGGCAATGGCTGTTTCAGCGTTAAAAAACAAGGAGGTGGACCGGATAATTTTAGTCCGGCCTGCCGTGGAGGCCGGAGAACGTTTGGGATTTTTGCCGGGTTCCTTTAGTGAAAAAGTGGACCCTTATTTAAGGCCGCTTTATGACGCGATTTATGATATGATGGAGATTGAAAAAGTACAGAGGTTTATGGACAAGGGGATTATTGAGGTCGCCCCCCTGGCTTATATGCGCGGAAGGACCCTGAATAATTCATTTATTATACTGGATGAAGCGCAGAATACGACTTCTGAACAGATGAAAATGTTCCTTACAAGGCTTGGTTTTAATTCAAAAACAGTTATTACAGGGGACATAACCCAGGTTGATTTGCCGTCAAACCGTAAATCCGGTTTGATTGAAATACAAGACATACTCAAAAATATAGAAGGGATTGCATTTATCTATTTCAGCGGGAATGATGTTGTCCGCCATGAATTGGTGCAGAAAATAATAGAGGCTTATGCTAAAAGAGAAATTAAAAGATAG
- a CDS encoding LysM peptidoglycan-binding domain-containing protein, with amino-acid sequence MKIKNYFTFIFVVFFVLAADIKIFADAESQALTDEAKTVLEEAIKKLQDETKKLLDEYSKIQDEIDALKKEIDGMDRDIVSKTDEIKTVEEEIKKLKEKPTKYKVIKGDCLWNISKIEKIYGDPYKWKKIYWANRDKIKNPDLIYPDQVFDIPRGIIGAGPRPTEYEVVPGDCLWKIAGLDKIYGDPYQWPRLYKANKDQITDPKLIYPYQVFDIPR; translated from the coding sequence ATGAAAATAAAGAATTATTTTACATTTATTTTTGTTGTGTTTTTTGTTTTGGCGGCTGATATAAAAATATTTGCTGACGCTGAGTCCCAGGCTTTGACCGATGAAGCTAAGACTGTTCTTGAAGAGGCCATAAAAAAACTCCAGGATGAAACAAAAAAATTGCTGGATGAATATTCAAAAATCCAGGATGAAATAGACGCGCTTAAAAAGGAAATTGATGGGATGGACCGGGATATTGTGTCAAAGACAGATGAAATTAAGACAGTTGAGGAAGAAATAAAAAAATTGAAAGAAAAACCCACGAAGTATAAGGTTATTAAGGGTGACTGCCTTTGGAATATTTCAAAAATTGAAAAGATATACGGGGACCCGTATAAATGGAAAAAAATATACTGGGCCAACAGGGATAAAATAAAAAATCCTGATTTAATTTATCCTGACCAGGTTTTTGATATACCAAGGGGGATAATAGGCGCGGGGCCGCGGCCCACGGAATATGAAGTGGTCCCCGGTGACTGCTTATGGAAAATAGCGGGATTGGATAAAATCTATGGCGACCCGTATCAATGGCCAAGGTTATATAAAGCTAATAAAGATCAAATAACAGACCCAAAGCTGATTTATCCTTATCAGGTGTTTGATATCCCACGCTGA